From a region of the Streptomyces sp. B21-083 genome:
- a CDS encoding COG1470 family protein, which yields MRVLSPSLSHRRLLGLLGLVALLSTGAPAVADEGWSVTPLGTGRPYFYAEGTPKTVLQDTLSVRNPTKRTLDVRLTGSGWITLAAPVVEVPARTRADVPFTVRVPEGTPPGDRTATITARASGRTATVRVRLRVGGPRLPALTVEHVAVRGERIAYELVNRGTTDLTPTLAVRADGVLGPLLDRAPRTLPVRLPPGRRLALTEPWSERPAFDAVDVRLTVTAADGTVRDEAGTSVRFVPWGGVAGVAGALTAGVALVVVRRLGRRRRDEQPCARQELAAETDELTGAMT from the coding sequence ATGCGTGTCCTCAGCCCCAGCCTCAGCCACCGCCGCCTTCTCGGGCTGCTCGGCCTCGTCGCGCTGCTGTCCACGGGGGCGCCGGCCGTCGCCGACGAGGGCTGGTCCGTCACGCCCCTGGGCACCGGCCGGCCGTACTTCTACGCCGAGGGCACGCCGAAGACGGTTCTCCAGGACACGCTCTCCGTCCGCAACCCGACGAAGCGGACCCTCGACGTACGGCTGACCGGCAGCGGTTGGATCACCCTCGCCGCCCCGGTGGTGGAGGTCCCCGCCCGGACGCGTGCCGACGTGCCGTTCACGGTGCGGGTCCCCGAGGGCACGCCTCCGGGTGACCGCACCGCGACGATCACTGCCCGGGCGTCGGGCCGGACCGCGACGGTACGGGTCCGACTCCGGGTCGGGGGACCCCGGTTGCCCGCGCTGACCGTCGAGCACGTGGCGGTACGCGGCGAGCGCATCGCCTACGAGCTGGTCAACCGCGGCACCACCGACCTGACCCCGACCCTCGCCGTCCGCGCGGACGGTGTCCTCGGCCCGCTCCTCGACCGGGCCCCGCGCACCCTCCCCGTACGCCTGCCTCCGGGCCGGCGCCTCGCCCTCACCGAACCCTGGTCCGAGCGCCCCGCGTTCGACGCCGTCGACGTCCGGCTGACGGTCACGGCGGCGGACGGGACGGTACGCGACGAGGCGGGCACGTCGGTGCGGTTCGTGCCGTGGGGCGGGGTGGCGGGGGTCGCCGGGGCGCTGACGGCGGGCGTGGCCCTCGTGGTCGTACGACGGCTCGGGCGCCGTAGGCGGGACGAACAGCCGTGTGCACGCCAGGAGTTGGCGGCCGAGACGGACGAACTGACGGGGGCGATGACGTGA
- a CDS encoding LPXTG cell wall anchor domain-containing protein, whose protein sequence is MSYHRTCRRTHPKRAAALASAAALAGSAVLLAAPAARAEVVDVNYRCDTPIGVKSALSSIDIKAVKSGAAYKVTMSWQKGVSSSPVELGKGAMSPSATIRLGGADSGTLNVSGPANEAALPANTPIKINDLSGTYTPSKNGKVTFTAGTLTIKAAGTTTTCTPTNSPGPSLTLDVTGASGGGDTGGTSSTGGSGGTGALPQTGPEDSFVALGTLGGTVLLAGAAGTLWLTRRNQPGTVRRQSTARR, encoded by the coding sequence ATGTCGTACCACCGGACATGCCGCCGAACGCACCCGAAACGCGCCGCCGCGCTCGCGTCCGCCGCGGCCCTGGCCGGATCGGCGGTACTGCTGGCCGCTCCCGCCGCCCGGGCCGAGGTCGTGGACGTCAACTACCGTTGCGACACGCCGATCGGCGTGAAGAGCGCCCTCTCGTCCATCGACATCAAGGCCGTGAAGAGCGGCGCCGCCTACAAGGTGACGATGTCCTGGCAGAAGGGCGTCTCGTCCAGCCCGGTCGAGCTGGGCAAGGGCGCGATGAGCCCGAGCGCCACGATCAGACTCGGCGGCGCGGACAGCGGCACGCTGAACGTCAGCGGACCCGCGAACGAGGCAGCGCTCCCCGCCAACACCCCCATCAAGATCAATGACCTGAGCGGCACGTACACGCCGTCGAAGAACGGCAAGGTCACCTTCACGGCCGGCACCCTGACGATCAAGGCCGCCGGTACGACCACCACGTGCACGCCCACCAACAGCCCGGGGCCGTCCCTGACGCTCGACGTCACGGGAGCCTCCGGCGGCGGCGACACAGGCGGTACGAGCAGCACGGGCGGCAGCGGCGGCACGGGCGCACTCCCGCAGACCGGCCCCGAGGACTCCTTCGTGGCACTGGGCACGCTCGGCGGCACCGTGCTGCTCGCGGGCGCGGCGGGCACGCTGTGGCTGACCCGCAGGAACCAGCCGGGGACGGTACGACGGCAGTCGACGGCACGCCGCTGA